Genomic DNA from Amycolatopsis alba DSM 44262:
TCGCGGGCGTCGAAGGAGTAGATCCCGTACAACGCGTTGTTGTAAGCCGTCACGAAGGAGGCGCGAAAACCTTGCAGTGGCGGGAAACGCTGCGGGTCGAGCGGGTCGTAGTGAGTGCCCCCGGCACCGGGTCCCTGCAGCTTCCGGTCGGTCACGCCGGTGAACAGCACGCCGTTGGCCAGGAACCGTCGCACTGTCAGGTTCTCCACCACCGACTGGGCTCCCGTGACGGTGATGCCGTTGACCTTCGTGAAGTCCCCGTCCACGACGACGGCGTTGCGATCGACGCCCCGCAGGACCACCCGCGGCGTGGTCATGGTGATGCTCTCGTGGTACTCCCCCGGCCCGACCAGGACCAGGTCACCCGGCTGTGCGGCATCCAATCCCTGCTGGATCGTCTTGGCATCCTCCGGAACACGGATGACTCCCGGACTCGAGTGCGCGACGGGCGTCGTGCCGTCGCCGGCGCACCCCGCGGACGACACCGCGACAAGTGCGGCGAGAACGATCCCCGCCGGACGTCGCCATCGTCGACCAGACCTGACCATGTCGACCAAAACTTCCCGTTGCTCTCGCCACGAATCCGGACAAAGGCATCTGAAAGAGGCCATGCTCGGCCCCCATTCCCCGAATCGGTCCGCGATGTCCTCGAGTTGAGGTGAAACGGGAGACGAACACCCGAATGGGTAAGACTGGCCTGCCACATCGGTCTCGATTCGGCAAGTGCTCCCCCGCAGGATAATGTTCGACCGGCGCGAATCCCCGGCCCGATTTCAGGAAATTCCTTCATGTCAGAGGCTTCACCGAACAGGATGACGACAGGACGCCGGGCTTTTCTGCTCGGCGCGACAGCGTCGGCCGCGGGCTTGGGTCTAAGTGCCTGCTCCTCGGGTGAGTCGCGTACGCCCCCGCACACGCTGCCTTCCTTCCGGGGCCTGCACCAGGCGGGCATCCTCGACCCGGCGCCACGCAGCCTCCTGTTCGTGGCTCTCGACCTGTCCGGCGGGGCGGACCGGCGAAGCGTCGACCGGGTGCTCGAAGACTGGTCACACGCCATCGAGCCCGCGACACGAGGCAACCCGGACGCACCGGAACTGGCAGGCCTGGACACCCTGGGGCTGACCGTGACAATCGGCGTAGGACCGGGACTGCCCGACCGGATCGGCCTGACCGCCCCCAAGGAACTGGCACCGATCCCCGCCCTGCCCGGCGACCGGCTGCAACCCGACTTCTGCGGCGGCGACCTCGCGGTCCAGATCTGCTCGAACGACCCGCTGGTGTCGCTGCAGACCGCACAGGCACTCACCCGGCTGGGTCAAGGCGTCCTGACCACCCGCTGGCGACTACCCGGATTCACCCAGCCGGGACCGGCGACGCCGCGCAACGCGTTCGGGTTCAAAGACGGGACAGGGAACCCGCGCACCGCCGCCGAAATCGGCGACGCCGTGTGGATCACGGACGGCCCGTGGCGGCACGGCACCTTTCTGGCCGTACGCCGGATCCCGATGGACGTCCAGCGTTTCGCCGCCTTGCCGACGCACCAGCAGGAAGCGGTGATCGGCAGCAGGCGGGACACCGGCGCACCGTTGACCGGGCGCGACGAATTCGACGAGATCGACCTGTTCGCCAAACACCCCGACGGCACCTACGTACTGCCCGTCGACGCGCACAGCCGCCGGGCGCACGCCCGGTTCGACGGCGGCCGCCAGATGCTGCGGCGAGGATTCACCTACTCGTCGGGAAACGACGAGACCGGACTGCTGTTCCTGGCCTTCATGAAGGACCCAGCCCTGTTCACCAGGGTCCAGACCCGGCTCGCCGAACAGGACGCCCTCAACGCCTTCATCCGGCACACCGGCTCAGCGGTGTTCCTGATGCTGCCAGGCACCGGCGACGGCTCCGTCCTGCGCCTGCCCGGCTGATCAGCGCCCCGCCGCCATCGAGCCGGACGTGGTCGTCACACCTCTTGCGGCAACGGTGGTACGCGCATGGGGACGGGCATTACCTTCGCCGCGGCCCACTGCTCGTGCAGACGTATGATGTCCGAAACGGGACTTCCGCTCGATCTCGTGAGGTCGCCGTCGAGATCAGGCCGGTCCTGTATCTTCGACCGCTCGTTCCGACTGACCTGGCGGACAGGGGATTCCATGCGGCTCGGGCTCAATCTGGGGTATTGGCGAACAGGGTACGGGGTGGAGTACCTCGACTTGGCGACGGTCGCCGACGATCTCGGGTTCTCGTCGGTGTGGGTTTCAGAGGTCTTCAGCTCGGACGCGGTGAGCGTCGTGTCCTGGATCGCGGCGCGCACCCGCCGGGTGGACGTGGGGACCGCGGTGATGCAGATCCCGGCGCGGGCACCGGTGATGACGGCGATGTCCGCGGCGACGGTGGACGCGTTGTCGTCGGGGCGATTCCGGTTGGGGCTCGGTGTGTCCGGTCCACAGGTCTCCGAAGGGTGGTACGGGGTCGGCTTCGACCAGCCGCTGGCACGGACCAGGGAGTATGTGGCGGTCGTGCGGGCGACTTTGGACCACTCCCCCTCCGTCCACGCCGGTCCGCACTATCGCCTGCCGCTGCCCGACGGCGCGGGCGTGCCGTTCGTGCTGGGCGTGCCTTCGGTGCGGGAACGCGTCCCGGTCTACCTCGCCGCGATCGGACCTCGAAGCCTGGAGTTGGCCGGGGAGATCGCCGACGGCTGGCTGGGCTTGTTCACGTCTCCGGAGTTCGTCGTCAGGCAGGTCGACCGCATCCTCGCGGGCCGCGCGCGCGTCGGCGGGACGCTCGAAGGGTTCGACGTCGCGGCCACCACGCCGCTGGTCGTCGGCGATGACGTCCGGGCATGCGTGGACGCGGTGCGCCCCTTCGCCGCGCTCTACCTCGGCGGTATGGGCAACCGGAGGGTGAACTTCTATGGCAGGCTGGCCGCCGAGATGGGATTCGGCGCCGAGGCTGCCAGGGTGCAGGAGCGCTTCTTGGCGGGGCGCCACGACGAGGCGATGGCCCTGGTGCCGCCGGAGTTCGTCGACGCGACTTCCCTGCTGGGGCCGCCCGGCCGGATCGCGGAGCGGATGCAGGCATTCGCCGAGGCGGGGGTGACCACGTTGAACCTCGCGGTGATGAAAACCGATCAGGGCGTGGCACGGTGTGCTCGCGCGATGCGGACCGCCGCGGAGGCGTTCGAGTCCGCCGGACTGGCGTGACGTGCCGTCGGACTCGCGGCCGCGCGGGTCATCCCTCGCCCGGCCGGACGGAGGTGAGGCCGATGACCCGGGCGACGACCCTGCCGCCGGGTGCTACGGCGACGCTCTCGTCGCGGTCGAACCTGTCGTTGTCGCACACGCAGTGAAGGTCGATCCCCCCGGCCACTCGAGCCAGGTCGACGTCTTTGGCCGGTCCGTACAGCTCGATCCTGCGCACGTGCCGCGGCACGGGGATGGTGCCGTCCGGGGCGGCTGCGCGTGACAGGACGCCGAGTTGGGCCAGTGCGTCGAGCGTCACCATCGGTGTGGTGACGTCGGTGAACCAGCGCTCGAGTTCCGTCTTCGCCAAGCGCAGCCGTGCCCGGTGCCCGCGCGGTGTCCGGCGCAGGTCTGCGAGGGAGGCGAAGACGCCCGTGAGAGTCCAGCCGGAGTCGTGAGAGCGGCTTGCCTCGGCTTCCGGCGTTCCGGGATCGTCCGGCCCGGACCACAGCGGTGCTTCGGGAAGCCGGTCGTGCAGCGTCACCACGACGGTGGCGTAGACCTTGTCGGCCACTACGATGCCTTGAGGTCCGACCACGTCGCCCGCGACTTGGACGTCCACTGTGGACTGGTACCGGTCGTGCGACCGCAGGCGCGCGGTGACCCGGACCGGGCGCGGGCGGTCAGCGGAATAGACGCGCAGGAACGACACCAGATCGAGGTCCTCGAAGACAGTCGCCACCCGACCTGGGACGAGTCGTAGCGCCGCTTCGGCGGCGAGTTCGACCTGGAACAGCCCGGGCATGGTCGCGTAGCGGTCGATCCGGTGGCCGTCGAGGTAGCCGTCCCGGTCGAGGTCGAGCACCCGGCTGACGACCACGACCTCCGAATCGGGGCGTTCGGTCCCGTCGACGTAGAAGGAGGCGGGCGGCCGGGTTCGCGCTGGCGCGGTCTGGGCGGCGAACGAGCCGTAGCGCGTCCCCTGCTCGATTTCGGCATCGCCGAGATAGGCGATCACCTCTGGTCGCCGCGTGTCGGCAAGGTCTGCGAGAAAGGCCCGGACGCCCTCGTCAGTCGTGATCGGGGTGAAGTGCTCGGCCAGGCGCGACCGGGTGATCGGGTCCGCCGCCAAACCGCTGTCTGCCCACCATCCCCAGGCGATGGAGAATTCTCCCAGGTGCCGCTGGGACAGCGCCGCGGTGAGCAGGAAGCCGTTCGCCGCACAGTAGTCGGCTTCCCCCGGAACCGGGGCCAGCGCGGTTGCCGACCCGAAGTTGCACCACAGCCGGGGCCGGTTGTCCCGCAGCGCACTGGACAGGTTGGCGTGAGCGGCGAGTTTGGTGTCGCGGACCGCCTTGAACTCGGCCAAGGTCTTGTTGTCGAGGGAGGCCGGACGGCTGATGCCCGCGACGTTGAGCAACAAGTCGATCGACGGAGCCACATCGAGTACGTGGCGGATCGTGTCGTGCACGGCGGCGCTGTCGCGCAGATCGCACGTGAGGTAAGTGACCCGGTCGGCTCCGCAGTATTCCCGGAGCGCTGCCAGTGTCGAGGCTGCCTCGTCCTCCCGGAGCAGGCGCTCGTACTCGGCGAGGGCGTTCTTGGGTGACACCGCGTCGGGTCCCGAAGTTCGGGCGCGCAGGAAGGTCAGCTTGCCCGGCAGAGCAGGACGCTGAGGGTCGAGCCGGGTGGAACCGATGAGGAAGATCCGAGGTGCGACCGCCTCGGCGAGCGCGGTGACGGCCAGCGCGCCGATACCGCGTGCGCCGCCCGCGCAGACGACGACGGAATCCCGGGTCAGCGGGATCGGGCCGGTGACAACGGGCCGGTCCTCCAGCACTCCGACGAGGCGTTCGCCGGAGACGTGGAAGGTCACCGGCGCGGGGCCGCCCGCGCGCAGTTCCCGTTCGAGGTCCGCTCGTGCCTCGTCGAACCGGGTCGCCTCGTGGACGACGACCCGGGGCGCAACGGTCGTGTCCGTCGCCAGCCCTGCCGCGAGGCCGGTGAACGCCCCGGTACGCGGGTGCGGGCGCCGCCGGGAATCGACACCGCCCAGCACGACCACGACGAACGACCCACTTCCGGCGTTGCGTCCCCGCGCGGCCAGGTACACCGCTTCGAGCAGCCGGGCGACGCGCAAGGGGGAAGTCG
This window encodes:
- a CDS encoding Dyp-type peroxidase, translating into MTTGRRAFLLGATASAAGLGLSACSSGESRTPPHTLPSFRGLHQAGILDPAPRSLLFVALDLSGGADRRSVDRVLEDWSHAIEPATRGNPDAPELAGLDTLGLTVTIGVGPGLPDRIGLTAPKELAPIPALPGDRLQPDFCGGDLAVQICSNDPLVSLQTAQALTRLGQGVLTTRWRLPGFTQPGPATPRNAFGFKDGTGNPRTAAEIGDAVWITDGPWRHGTFLAVRRIPMDVQRFAALPTHQQEAVIGSRRDTGAPLTGRDEFDEIDLFAKHPDGTYVLPVDAHSRRAHARFDGGRQMLRRGFTYSSGNDETGLLFLAFMKDPALFTRVQTRLAEQDALNAFIRHTGSAVFLMLPGTGDGSVLRLPG
- a CDS encoding LLM class F420-dependent oxidoreductase; the encoded protein is MRLGLNLGYWRTGYGVEYLDLATVADDLGFSSVWVSEVFSSDAVSVVSWIAARTRRVDVGTAVMQIPARAPVMTAMSAATVDALSSGRFRLGLGVSGPQVSEGWYGVGFDQPLARTREYVAVVRATLDHSPSVHAGPHYRLPLPDGAGVPFVLGVPSVRERVPVYLAAIGPRSLELAGEIADGWLGLFTSPEFVVRQVDRILAGRARVGGTLEGFDVAATTPLVVGDDVRACVDAVRPFAALYLGGMGNRRVNFYGRLAAEMGFGAEAARVQERFLAGRHDEAMALVPPEFVDATSLLGPPGRIAERMQAFAEAGVTTLNLAVMKTDQGVARCARAMRTAAEAFESAGLA